The Alnus glutinosa chromosome 1, dhAlnGlut1.1, whole genome shotgun sequence region aaacaattttcttGGCTTCGATTTTAGAAAGGGGAAAAGTGTCACTATATTGAGTGGCAGAGCTACTACCAAGTCTAGCCTCTCAAGCCATaaggtttttcaaaaaataaaaatttacttctatttatttatttatttttttcaatttagtcctCAAAATTGTAAAAGCTAGTTTCGCCCCTAACTAAATTGGCATTTTTTAGTCTCCATTTTCAGTCTCATGTGTCTTTTGGATTTTGCTGTCCAATAAGTCAGTTGTATTGAAAGCTTAGAGCTAATCATGAGCTTAATACCACAATCATAAGGGATAATATGATTCGAAGATGAGTGAGAGCactattaacaatttttttaaattttatttcatttattacATGTAGGGAAAATTCTTAAAACATCatttaaattagatttttttgttgttcCCTAAACTAAGAAAACTCCAAAGAAATCAAAAGTAGTACTTAAcctttaaaaaagcaaaaataattcCATTAGCATTGTCAATTTCACATCTTACTCACCCAAAGTCTGAAGATTTACAAAGAAAGCTTGAGCCTTTTTCGTGGTGGTGGCTTTTTCTTCCATCCTTTCAACAAAATCACGAAAATCAATTCCACGCACACAAAATTACTTTAatactccatttgtttcggtataaaatggtttctaaaaaatgttttcggtattttttaatatttggtaggggtgaaaataatagtaaaccagaaaataatttctgtttgacaaaaaatgcttagttaatttcagaaaatgatttacatttcgaaaaatgatttacgctttttagaaatgtaaatcattttcccccGACGACAGACGCAGTCGACcctcttttaaacgacgcaGTTGACCATCACGGGAATCCGGCAACTGGTTGGTGCCGGAATTCGGCGACGTCcagtcgccgttgccggattccgaccggatctggccaaTCTAGCCAAACTTCGGATCTAGCCGAATTTCGGCTAGTAAATCCGGAGTCCGGCCATATTAGGCCAGATTGCCAATCTGGCAAGATTCCAGCCAGTACAGCAAGAAtctggtcatattaggccagattccggcgaatTTAGCCGGAATCTGGCTCGCCAAATTCCAGTGATGATGATCGGACGTTGCTGGATTCTAGCAACGGTTATCGGATTCAGTTTTTTGCTATTGGTGATTTTTTCATGCGAGCCAAAcgccataaaatattttcggataaatcatttttcttgaaaattcgttgaaaatattttacgacggaaaccattttacgttgaaacaaacggagtataaaACTCTAATAAACTAAAGATAAAAGTGTTAAGATCTTACTGAAATTCGATCTACACCTCATTGCTCCAAGAACACTAAAGCTCTAACATTTCCTTCACTCTCTtgctctttttttctctctcttttatccATTTATTCCCAATTTTTGAGGAGTGGGGTGGCACAAATGAGCCGCAAACCCTAAAACTTTTTATAGCTCATTACATGACTTTGTTCACTCCTCGTTTGAACGCAACTCGGGTCATTCTAACTGCCCCTATAACATTATGTAGTGCATGCCTGGTAAAATGGACACAACTTTTGTTACGAGTGTTGAAATTGCGCATATGACCACAATCCAGAAAGTTCTGTTCGAAACGCACATCATGAACACCTAGCAAATCTAGTGAATGTCATGCGTTGCGTGATATACTCATATTGCATCTAAAACGCATCGTTTGGACTCTGTTTAGACAGTTTAAACTTTAGTGAACAACAACTGTTAACACTAAACAGCTGTAAGTCATTATCTCTCCAACTTATCTCCATCAGCCACGTGGTCATTGAGATCCCACCCAACTACCTTGCTATCGCCACATGCATTTTTGGATTCTTCCATCCGCTGCAAGCTTTTAGCCTTTCATCGCTTCATTATTTCATTTCCTTTGTTATCTTCTTTTCACAACCCTAATCTCTCGGCTGCTATCCCTTGCTCAGACATAACCAACCAGCCTTTCTGCAGTAACAGCTCCGCTGGTTCCCTTCGTTGGCGCCATTGAACCCAGCCTCTACCTCAGCCTGCTATGCCATCAACGCCAAGTTTGGTTCTCTCTTTCTtcactttcttttcctttccgcCAAAATCCAGTATCGATCAGATTAGGCTTCTTGAATTCTTCTCAAAGATTGATTATTTCAATGCTTGTATAATGGGATGCATCTTCTAAAGAGTGGAAAGGAGAGTGGGTTTCAAGCTTTTAGCGAAAGGGGCAGCAGTTTTTCAAGGCTTTCAATACCTGTTCTAGATAACAGGTACCACCGTGGGTAACTAGATAACCGCCAGTTAATCGGCTAACTAATTACAAGAGCCAATTAGTAATTTTTAATAATCGAGGACCTCGGAACTGGTTAttggttttagccaataaccaagAATCGGCTGGGTTTACACACTTACTAAATCTTCAAACAAAACCACAAACTACCTTCAAGGTAACCCTCTCCTCATCTTTTTTATCAAGAAATTAAGGGATGAACTATGTTTATATCCATTTCTCGTTTTAATTTTAGACTTAGTTTATTGTCTATTTTTGGACCGTTGAGATCACACTCCTAAAATTTTAtgtgggttttgtttttaaataataataaaaagtgattgatgtgatataaaatataaataatttgaataaaaaaaatgttttataatgaatatttttgtttgaataatagtaataaaatttgatgtgatattaaaaaaaaaaaaaaaaatttggagttttttgttatttttttttttaaaaaaagagcgAAGATGGTGGCAAAACTTTTGCCAAATAAGTAATAGTTatcttacttttaaaaaaacaaaaaaaatcagtttgtaGTGATCCAGCGGTTCATCAATCAAGAATGCCAATCATCATAAAAATCATATCGACATGAACCTGCTAAGACTGACTGTGGCACTAATCACGAGCCCACTCCACCCACTCCCGCCACGTGTCAAATCTCACCCTTCCATCCTTGTCCTGACATCCAGACCTTTCGTGGACGTCAAAGCAGCcgtagaaaataaagagacaaaaaCCCCTACGTGTCTTGAGCCGAAAGTGCCGGACACGTGATCAGTCCCTTTCTCACACGTGTCGCCAGCTTCCAACCTCTAACTCTTCGCTGGAAGCTTCACGCGCAATGAACATCTTTACCGTCCATCCTCACGTGAAACGAGTTATCGTAGCCGTCGCCTTCTAAACCGCCCTCTCTCCGCCACGTTGCCGAACAACACGTGGCGCAAGAGTGACGgttgtaaaaagattattttaatCTTATCCGATCTGAGCCTATAAATCCTAGACCTCCTCCGACCTTTACTCTCGCACATTCAAAATCCAAAAGCTCCAACTACAAAGCAGAAATCAAACATCCAATTATTTCAAACAGCAAAAACAGATAACTTTCCCACACTTCCTTTCACGTTCTCGcgctttcttttttcattttctgttaCACGAATGGCGTTGAGCATGACGCACCAGATCGGAACCCGTGCAGGAACATCGATTCCGGTAGAGAACGTGACCACATCCGGCGAGTCAATAGCGAAAGTGAGCGCGTCGTCGGCGTGGAAGTCTCCGGCGTCGGCACTCAGGTGCAGCGTCCAGAAGCCAGATATCGTCGAGGGATTATCGCCGCCGGTGAGCCCTTGCCGGTCGCCGGTGCTTGGGGCGACCCGGCTGGATCTATCGATGGCGTGCCAAGCATTCGCGACGGAGGTGGAAGAGCCGGCGACGGAGAGGGAGTACAGGGAGGGGGTTGCCCAGGATAAGGGGAAGGGGGTACCGGTTTACGTGATGATGCCTCTGGACAGCGTGACGATGAACAACACTGTGAACCGGAGGAAGGCGATGAACGTGAGCTTGCAGGCACTGAAGAGCGCAGGGGTGGAGGGGGTGATGATGGACGTGTGGTGGGGGTTGGTGGAGAGGGACGCGCCGGGCACGTACAACTGGGGCGGCTACACCGAGCTCATCGAGATGGCCAAGAGGCACGGCCTCAAGGTCCAGGCCGTCATGTCCTTTCACCAATGTGGCGGAAACGTCGGCGACTCCGTCACGTGCGTATCGTTCCgtccttctctttctttcctttttttctctctcctattTTCGgtctaacatttttattttactcgGTTTTTGTGTGGGGCGCCTGGGGACTGGGGTACACCTGCACGCTCCCTGTAGGTGTACACGTGGATGGTGTACACCTGACGAGAGGTTTATGCGAAAAGTAGATTCGCTTTTTATTGTTGGGTGTTTTCATGCTTTTACTTGATCTGGTTGGCTTTCGTAGAGGACAACAGCAATGGGGAAATTGGAATAGGATCAAATTATCGGAACTCTAGAAATTTCCTACGTGCATGTTGCTTCAAAGTACTGAGAAATGAAAACCCCACATGAAATCTGATGGGtttttacatttcttttttggttgtAGAGGTTCCCTTCTGTAGGATTGCATCTTGGACTGACAATTACTGTTTATAGTGGTGATATTACATTACTTAGGTTACCTCTCTTCCTTCTACGATGTTGGTTGCATCCTCACTTGTGTGTACGAATTAAGGACATGTTAGGTGAATTAATTGATCTGAATGGTTTGTTTCCTTGTGCACAGTATTCCTTTGCCCAAGTGGGCTGCTGAAGAGATCGACAAAGATCCGGACCTTGCGTACACAGATCAATGGGGGAGGAGGAATCATGAATATCTATCACTTGGCTGTGATACCCTCCCAGTCCTTAAGGGCCGGACACCTGTCCAGTGTTATGCCGATTTCATGCGTGCCTTCAGAGACAACTTCAAGCACGCACTTGGTGACACCATCGTGGTAATTGTTCATCCCTATAAATTGTTTTGAGTTTAATTCGTTTTGTCGGGCGATGGTTCTGGGTTGTGATATGTTCATTGCTCCTGTGAGGTTTAATTGAATTAGAACTTCCTTTGATATGCTTTGAAACTAAGTATTCTACTAAATTGTTTGTAATTCGTTCCTTCCAGGAAATCCAAGTCGGGATGGGTCCAGCAGGGGAGCTCCGATACCCTTCATATCCAGAGCAGAATGGGACATGGAAATTTCCAGGAATCGGTGCCTTCCAGTGTTACGACAAGGTATTTACggtctcttttctttcttcgcGCCAATAATAATGTGAAGATTTCTAGTTCTTCTCTAATATTAATTACATGATGCAGTATATGCTGAGTAGCTTAAAAGCTGCTGCTGAATCTTCCGGTAAGTCAGAATGGGGTAGCACAGGCCCCACAGATGCTGGCCACTACAACAACTGGCCGGAAGACACCccatttttcagaaaagaaGGTGGTTGGAAAAGCGCTTATGGTGAATTCTTCCTTGGCTGGTACTCCCAGATGCTGATAGAGCATGGCGAAAGAATACTTACCTCAGCCAAGTCGATCTTTGAGAACACAGGTGTTAAGATTTCGGTCAAGGTTGCTGGCATCCACTGGCACTATGGGACTCGGTCCCATGCCCCTGAGCTCACAGCAGGGTACTACAACACTCGTTTACGAGATGGGTACCTTCCTATTGCCCAGATGTTGGCACGCCACGATGCTGTATTCAATTTCACTTGCATTGAGATGCGCGATCACGAGCAGCCACAGGATGCCCTTTGTGCACCAGAGAAGCTTGTCAAACAAGTGGCGTTGGCTACCCAGAAAGCACAAGTCCCACTTGCTGGGGAAAATGCATTGCCTCGATATGACGGATTTGCGCACGAGCAGATCTTACAAGCATCGTCGTTGAATATTGATGGGAATCCAGACAACAGAGAGATGTGTGCATTCACATACTTGCGGATGAACCCGCAGTTATTCCAGGCGGATAACTGGGGACGTTTTGTGGGATTTgtgaagaagatgaaggaaGGAAAGGATGCTCACAAGTGTAGGGAGCAGGTGGAGCGGGAAACCGAGCATTTTGTGCATGTTACCCGGCCTTTGGTGCAGGAAGCTGCTGTTGCCCTTGTGCACTAAGAATTTAGATTAGGCTTTGGTGACTTGGGAAAAAGTTCATATTGTGTggcaaatattcaaataatgGTCTACGCCATGTTCGTTTTTCTATAGCTCTTATTTTTATATGCCGCGGCTATGGAAATGTATAATGTTGTCTTGTAATGCGGGGATTATAGGGTTGGTTAATTGTTTCAATACCCAAATCCTCTTTCTTTCCTCTCGTCAGGATAATACAAAACATAATAAGCATATTTATACTTATAAAATGTATTATCATATACGTTGttataatctctctctccctctctgtatGTGTATGCATGCTAGCGCGACCAATGTGTGGACATTGTTCGTTTAATGTTAAGCATTTGTTTTGTGAAATTGTACTATGTAAAATGTAGAAGTGAATATTCCGAAAATACATACATATGCACAGATAGAGCTAGGGATATCTCTAGTGGTGGGTAGGAATGGAAAAATACGTTTGTCTCTCTCTACCTCCCCCCCTCTTGGAGAAAGCCGTCGTATTGTTTTCTGGAATCTGGATGAAACATGTTACTCAGCCCTTTGGCCATGGCGTGGGCAATGAAAGCCAAAATTTATTGATGATGACTACTTCGAGTGTCTCAGGACGTTTCTACACTCTTCTCGGTTCTTCTATTGTTGGATAAAGAGTGTACAAAGAATCATAATTGTTTCATGGTCCCCCCTGGAGTCTTCTATCAATTTTGTGGGGGCTTGTTGTTGAGGATATATTTGTGCTGTTCCAAGttctattattttttggttgaaagacGCATCTAGAAGTCAAGCTCTCTTCTGCTTGACTTCTTCTGCCTTTGTACTCGAGGGACAATTTCCATCTGGCTTGAGGAAATTTTGCCGTTGTACTCGAGGGACAATTTCCGTCTGGCTTGAGGAAATTTTTGCACACCTCCATTACTAGCCACTTCTAAAGCTACTCTTTTTAAACCCAATACGCAAGTACTCTATTATGAGTAACGATAGAATGaagatttttatcttttttgtctttttaaaattaaatcaaaatttgacAATTATCTATTACAAATATAATCAttgcatcaattttaaaagaacacaaaaaaggTACGGCTCCTAGTCTTACTCATCCATTATAGTCTCTCCGTGTGCCAACATATCTCAAGCTGCGGGCCCTAGATTTTAACATCTTCATATTTCAACatcaaattgcatttttttcttaGTCGGCAAAGCGGTAATGAATAATGATGATGCTTTTctgtgacattttttttaaagtgaaacaactacaagaagaaaaagaaaaaacaaaaaaaagaatgaaaataaatacaagCAATTCAACAGATAGACAGTTAGGTGAAAGTCAAGAATGCAACTAGAGAAATATGCGGTGTAATGTGATAGATATAACAATCAGGAGTAAGAGTAAGAGAACCCTAACAAACTCCATGAGGTTGCCACCAAGGAAGGATGCGGGAACACAACGAAAGCGGGATCTCCTTCAAGGACGGCGAGTCTGAAGCCTAATCAGAATGAGATAGTGAGAAGCTTCGATATGgatatatatgagaaaacaaCTTCAATACATAGAAAAAAGCAGAAATAAAACACCAAACTCATAAATCAACAGCATCAACAGAGGAGGTGTTGGGGACGTGAGGGTTAGGCAGGGGTGCGTGAGGGCCAGGTAGATGTGTGAGGGTGGACTGAATTAACATAGGATGACAGATCTAGTTTAGAAAAATCATATCTTAAAAAATAAGTCAGTATCAAGGGCAGCGGAGACAAAGCGAAACAATGGAGGAGATGAACGGTATGGTAGATCGGAGAAGGCAGTATGACAGTAGTGGATAGGATGAGTGTGATTTTAGGGATATAGTCTCAAAAAAGGTTAATAAAGCTTCAAAAGAGGCGGATAAGGCCTTAAAAGAGTCGAAAAGCTCtaaaaagaaggaagaggagaGTAGAAAGGGAGAGGAAGgaggagagagacagagaaatgCATCCCTCTTCCCATGGCAGCAACTTGGAGAGGAAGTTGAGAGCGAGAGAAGACGCCCGTCTTTTTTTTCTGTTGACAGTAAGTTAGCAAATTCAACAATAATGCAATgggctttttaaaaaaaaaacacaataatgGGAGCGACCATCGCTAAATTGAAATCTTTTTGAGGTAATAGAATTTAAGATGTTTTCgttttgagtaatgttagagaAAACTCATGTTCTTTTTTATCTCAAAAtgcatgtgttttttaaaattttaattagatttatgataaattattattaaattttgatatgatagtaattttaaaaggctaattaattttaaaagaaaaaagtacacataatcccctcaaattatcacttaattgttaatgtaccccttaaattaccaattgtTTCAATGTTCcccctaaactacaaaaaaatgttaatatcccccctaagatcaacaaaaagataaaaaagaccctaattttttttttgaataagacaataatgtcctcataaattcaaaaaattaatactgaaactaaaaaacttaaaaaataaaaaataaaaaataaaaaacttaaaaagaaatatttttaaaaaattaaataaaaaacgaaaattttatttttaaaaaaagaacaaatttttttaatttttttttttaaaaagtaaacaaaaaataactgatttttttttttaaaataaaaaataaaacaaatgaaaaaaagaaaaaagaaaaaccagtttttattaaattaaaaaaactaaaaagaacaattttttttaaagaaaaaaaaacaaaaaaaaaaggaaaaaacaaaaaataactgaaatttatttatttttttaaaaaataaaacaaatgaaaaaaaaccagtttttattaaattaaaaaatgaaaaagaaaattttttttaaaagaaaaaaaactgaaatttatctttttaaaataaaacaaatgagaaaaaaacctgtttttattaaattaaaaaaacgaaaaagaaattttttttaaaagaaaaaaaaatgaaaattattattattttttttttaaaaaaaataaaaaacagttttaatttttatttttggaataaatttttgttattttatattttttaataattttttttagtttttatttttttttaataattttatgaaggcatttttgttattagggggacattgacattttttggtagtttaaagggggagattgacacaaatGGTAGTTTTGGAAGTACATTGACAATAATgtaataatttgagagaattatgtgtactttttttattttaaaaatagataaaaagaaTGTCTTGTAGCTTTACTCTTGATAGACTATTAAAGTTATCCATtcgattttatttgattaaggTTTATTTTGTTTCATGTAAGTTTGGTATTGTCAATTGATTCTTGAAAATTCAATCAAGAATGAATTCCgatttgttttgaattttccCTCTTGAGTCTGTTCGATATGTAATAAATTACGTTGTTGACATCAAATGACACATCATTGGTGCAAATAATTATGgacaaatttttctttcaatcttCTACCACATTCTATTCTATTAAACTTTGACATATgtacctcaaaaaaaaaaaaatatcttcatATGGACAGATGTACTTAAAGGAACAATTCTTTTGAAAGAGAAATCCACGAGGAAAAAGTTTGTAAAAGAAGAAGGCGATTGATTCtcaagagccaaaaaaaaaaaaaaattaaaagaaatagcagaaaaaaaaagactggCCGGATCAATCGATGGCGGGCCGAGCATTGGCGACGGAGGTGGAAGCGCCAGCGACGGGGAGGGTGTACAGGAAGGGGGTTGCCCAGGATAAGGGGAAGGGGGTGCCGGTTTACGTGATGATGCCTCTGGACAGCGTGGCGATGAACAACACGGTGAACCGGAAGGAGATGAACAAGAGCTTGCAGCAGCTGAAGAGCGCAGGGGTGGAGGGGGTGATGATGGACGTGTGGTGGGGGTTGGTGGAGAGGGACGCGCCGGGCACGTACAACTGGGGCGGCTACACGGAGCTCATCGAGATGGCCAAGAGCCACGGCCTCAAGGTCCAGGCCGTCATGTCCTTTCACCAATGTGGTGGAAACGTCGGCGACTCCATCACGTGCGTATCGTTTCGtcctcttctctttttccttttccgctttcttattttcttttttatgaatgaATTTTCATTAACACTAATCAAGGATTACACTACACTCTAGCACTAAAGCTAGATCACCAAAACTCAAAAATACACCCAGATTGCCAACACTacaaccaaaaacaaacaacaaaaacaagagCTGCCTAAACCAAACAACAATAATACAACCAACAAAAGTACAATACAAAAAATTCCACCAGATGCTCAACAATAGCAATATAGCATCTAAGCCAAAGCTGTCAAAACAGGAACAACTATACAACCCAAACTATCAATGCAAAACATCAAGAGCAATAccccaatttttacaaatttctaTTTTCGTAGGTATTCATTAGGTCCACCTTAATGGTACATCTTGGTTTTCCGCCTCTCTTATGATAGTTCTTAACTACCTCTTGAGCTAAAAGAACATTCTCAGCTATGCAACTATTGGGGATAAAGGGAATTTGATGAGGGCTGATAATCCCATCCAAGCCAACAAGCAATCTATCAGCTAATATTTTGGTGATGCGCTTGTAGATAACATTGCAGCATGATATTGGCCGAAAGGCACTCATAGTAGCTGGATGCAACTTCTTAGGTGCCAAAGTAAGAATGGTTGAATTAACCCCCTTTACCCGTAGCAAAGAAGGATTAAATAGCACAAACAACCTCATTTCCCACAATCGACCAAGCAGCCTTATAAACCCCTCAGAAAACCCATCGGGTCCAGGAGCTTCATTGCAAAAATAGTACTTCTTATTTCATCTTCTGTCACATCCTTCTGCATTGCATTAATACAATCCTCCGAGAGTTTCTTACTCATCAAACTGAATTATCGCGGCTTTACTATTATCAAAAACCTGGTTGGAAGTCCCAAGTAACTTCTGATAATAATCCACAGCAATACTTCTGATCTGCTCTACATCCTCTACCCTTCTCCCTTGTACATCCCATAAATGAGTAATCACATTCTTAGAATTTTGAACCTTAACAATCCAATGAAAATAGGAATTGTTTTGGTCACCCAAATTGAGCCATTGGTTTCGGGATTTCTGTTTAAGAAAAGCCTCATAAGCTTTGCTTATAGACAAGTACTCATGGTGGCACTCATTCTCCTTCCGGACAGCAGCAGCCTTCCTAAAAGTACTTAGCACCATCCTTTGAGCTTCGTCCAGCCTCTCCTTAGCTTGCATTACCCTTTGTTTAATACCCCCATAAACCTCCTTATTCTTAATTTTCAAGACTTTCTTCACTACCTTCAACTTCTGAACAATGGAGTACCTACAACCCCTATACACCGCCCTAGAAAGAAACCTATCGTTTTCAGTCCAAATCCCAAGCTTTGAAACTTTCCTATAGATATAATCACAGGAGAGTGATCCGAggaccacccccccccccccccccccttcttctTCCCCCTCTCCTCAGCCAAAATTCATTAACTCGAACTCTATCTAGTTTCTTAGCGCAACAAAACTCCCctctttccttttattattCCACGTAAAATTACAACTAGTAGAAGCCAAATCCAGAACCTCAATTTGATTGAGACACTCCCCAACCTCAATCTCACAGTTGCTAAGCTTATCACAACCCCATTTTTCTTGCAAACTCTTCACCACATTAAAGTCCCCTGCCAATAACCAAGGAACCTTCCCAGTCTACTGCTTAAGACACACCAAATTTTGCCACAACCTTCTCCTTTCCACCTCTTTGTTAGCACCATAATCAAACATTTGGAACCATCTAGCCTAGATGATCTAGGTTACCTCTCTTCCTTCTTCGATGTTGGCTGCAGCCTCACTTGTGAGTTGTGAGTACAAATTAGGGACATGTTTGGTGAATTAATTGATGTCTTGATATTGTTATGTGATGGTTTATAAGTTTATACATAGATCTGAATGGTAAGTTTCCTTGTGTACAGTATTCCTCTGCCCAAGTGGGCTGTGGAAGAGATTGACAAAGATCCGGACCTTGCGTACACGGATCAATGGGGGAGGAGGAATTATGAGTATCTATCACTTGGCTGTGATACCCTCCCAGTCCTTAAAGGCCGGACACCTGTCCAGCATTATGCTGATTTCATGTCTGCCTTCAGAGACAACTTCAAGCACGCACTTGGTGACACCATCGTGGTAATTGCTCATCCCTATAAATTGTTTTGAGTTTAATTCATTTTGGTAGGCGATAGTTCTGGGTTGTGATATGTTCATTGTGAGGTTTAATTCAATTAGATTTTCCTTTGATATGCCATTAAACTAATGGTCAGTTAAGTTGTTTGTAATTCGTTCCTTCCAGGAAATCCAAGTCGGGATGGGTCCAGCAGGGGAGCTCCGATACCCTTCATATCCAGAGCAGAATGGGACATGGAAATTTCCAGGAATCGGTGCCTTCCAGTGTTATGACAAGGTATTTACagtctcttttctttcttagagCCAATAATATGAAGATTTCTTGTTCTCTAATATTAATTACATGATGCAGTATTTGCTGGGTAGCTTAAAAGCTGCTGCTGAAGCTTCCGGTAAGCCAAGATGGGGTAGCACAGGCCCCACAGATGCTGGTCACTACAACAACTGGCCGGAAGACACCCGATTTTTCAGAAGAGAAGGTGGGGGTTGGAGTAGCCCTTATGGTGAATTCTTCCTTAGCTGGTACTCCCAGATGCTAATAGACCATGGCGAAAGAATACTTACCTCAGCCAAGTCGATCTTTGAGAACACAGGTGTTAAGATTTCGGTCAAGATTGCTGGCATCCACTGGCACTATGGGACTCGGTCCCATGCCCCTGAGCTCACAGCAGGGTACTACAACACTCGTTTACGAGATGGGTACCTTCCTATTGCCCAGATGTTGGCACGCCACAATGCTATATTCAATTTCACTTGCATTGAGATGCGCGATCATGAGCAGCCACAGGATGCTCGTTGTGCACCAGAGAAGCTTGTCAGACAAGTGGCGTTGGCTACCCTGAAAGCACAAGTCCCACTTGCTGGGGAAAATGCATTGCCTCGATATGATGAATATGCGTATGAGCAGATCTTACGAGCATCGTCGTTGAATATAGATGGTAATAAGGACAACAGAGGGATGTGTGCATTCACGTACTTGCGTATGAACCCGCAGTTATTCCAGGCGGATAACTGGGGACGTTTTGTTGCATTTGTCAAGAAGATGAAGGAAGGAAGGGGAGCTCACTAGTGTTGGGAGCAGGTGGAGCAGGAAGCCGAGGATTTTTTGCATGTTAGGCAGTCATTGGTGCAGGAAGCTGCTGTTACCCTTATGCACTAAGAATTTAGGTTAGGCTTTGGGGACTTGGGGAACAAGCTCACATCGTGGCAAATAATGGTCTCTCTGCCATGTTCTTTTTTCTGTAGCTATTTTTTATATGCCGTGTGATGCAGAATAaggtaagaaaaaaatattcgGTCTTTAGGTTTATGAAGGACTAGAGTTTCACTGCTCTTGGTAGACTCTCACCacaaaaaatgaagaggaaTCACGCTTCcatgaaataaatattattttttcttaaatcatATTCTGTCTCTATAGGAGTACAAAGAGTCTTTAAATACACTATAAAATAAACCTTAACTCTAATTAGATTGTCTTTGGGCTAAGCTCGTTtttgaattataaaataattccaaCTTTATTTTGA contains the following coding sequences:
- the LOC133872962 gene encoding beta-amylase 1, chloroplastic-like, producing the protein MALSMTHQIGTRAGTSIPVENVTTSGESIAKVSASSAWKSPASALRCSVQKPDIVEGLSPPVSPCRSPVLGATRLDLSMACQAFATEVEEPATEREYREGVAQDKGKGVPVYVMMPLDSVTMNNTVNRRKAMNVSLQALKSAGVEGVMMDVWWGLVERDAPGTYNWGGYTELIEMAKRHGLKVQAVMSFHQCGGNVGDSVTIPLPKWAAEEIDKDPDLAYTDQWGRRNHEYLSLGCDTLPVLKGRTPVQCYADFMRAFRDNFKHALGDTIVEIQVGMGPAGELRYPSYPEQNGTWKFPGIGAFQCYDKYMLSSLKAAAESSGKSEWGSTGPTDAGHYNNWPEDTPFFRKEGGWKSAYGEFFLGWYSQMLIEHGERILTSAKSIFENTGVKISVKVAGIHWHYGTRSHAPELTAGYYNTRLRDGYLPIAQMLARHDAVFNFTCIEMRDHEQPQDALCAPEKLVKQVALATQKAQVPLAGENALPRYDGFAHEQILQASSLNIDGNPDNREMCAFTYLRMNPQLFQADNWGRFVGFVKKMKEGKDAHKCREQVERETEHFVHVTRPLVQEAAVALVH
- the LOC133872980 gene encoding beta-amylase 1, chloroplastic-like, translated to MAGRALATEVEAPATGRVYRKGVAQDKGKGVPVYVMMPLDSVAMNNTVNRKEMNKSLQQLKSAGVEGVMMDVWWGLVERDAPGTYNWGGYTELIEMAKSHGLKVQAVMSFHQCGGNVGDSITIPLPKWAVEEIDKDPDLAYTDQWGRRNYEYLSLGCDTLPVLKGRTPVQHYADFMSAFRDNFKHALGDTIVEIQVGMGPAGELRYPSYPEQNGTWKFPGIGAFQCYDKYLLGSLKAAAEASGKPRWGSTGPTDAGHYNNWPEDTRFFRREGGGWSSPYGEFFLSWYSQMLIDHGERILTSAKSIFENTGVKISVKIAGIHWHYGTRSHAPELTAGYYNTRLRDGYLPIAQMLARHNAIFNFTCIEMRDHEQPQDARCAPEKLVRQVALATLKAQVPLAGENALPRYDEYAYEQILRASSLNIDGNKDNRGMCAFTYLRMNPQLFQADNWGRFVAFVKKMKEGRGAH